GTTTTTTTCATTTTATTTTTTGTTTTATTTTTTTATTTCCCTAGCGCTTTTCAGAGCAAAAGGAACTCTTATAGTTACGTATTGGCGCCTTTTACTTGGAAGGATTAAGGCTATATTTTATTTCGTTAAAAACTGTAAATAAGCTTGTGCGTAATTGTATTCAAAAATAGTTTGATAGTATTCTAGTTGCTTCTGTGCATATTGGGTATCGGCTAGTAGTAAATCTGATGTTTTTTCTAAACCTTCTTTAAATCTATTGGTTCTAATACGCAATGATTCTTCTGATTGTTCCATAGCTAATGCACTTAGTTTTAATTTATTTTTGGAATCTAAAAAGGCACGTTTTGCTTTATTCAATTCTAAATTACTTTGTGATACATATTGACTGTATTCTAATTTAGATTTTTCAAATTCAGATTTACTTTTTTGTGCTTTTCCAAAACGTTTTGACCCTTGAAAAATATCCCAACTTAATTGCGCTCCAAATAGATATCCATTGGCATCACCTTGGAATAGTTGATCATCATATAATTCATAACTACCAAAGGCATTTAATCGCGGTAGAAAGGCCATCTTATCAGCTTTATTCATGGCTTCATAGGCATTTGACGCTAATTGCATCGCTTTAATATCTGAACGATTTTCAGAAACTGTTTTATCTTCAATAGTCAAAGTAGAAACGGTTAATTCATCAGCTGGTATGTATACCACATACGTTTTATCATTCATTAAAAATGATAAATAATTTGATGCATTTTGAACATTACTCTTAGCGCTTTGTAACTGATTTTGAATTTCGGTAACCCGTACTTCAACATTCAATACATCTGCACGTTGTAAATACCCTTGTTTAAAACTATCTTCTGCTAATTTTTTATTGACATCTGCAGCTTCTAAGGCTTTTTCTAAAACGGCCACTGCTTTGTAAGCTAATTGTAATTGCATGTATGATTTGTCTACTTCAAATATTAAATAATCTTCTGTGCGCTCTGTTTGTAAAGACATAGCGTCCATTTTAGATTTGGCAGCTTTACGCTGATAAAGGCCATCGAAATTTAGTAATGGTTGCTGAATTTCAAGTTTTGTAGCGTAATTTTCAATTTGGGAAGGATCATTTAACAATGCTGGACTAAAATCATTTGCACTTAAAATTTCCTGATTTAATTTAGATCCAAAAGCCATTAATGGATTTGTGGTTGCCATTGCGGTATGACTTGCTGTTATGTTGGGTAAAAACACAGCGTTGGTTTGTCTATAATCTGCTCTTGCTTGATTAAATTCTTCTTCAGAAATTTTAATAGCTGTATTATGGTCAGACACTTTAGTCTGGACTTCACTTTTAGTAATTGGAACTAAATCTTGCGCACTAACTAGTAAACCGGTAAGGAATAAAAAAAAGCTTATGTAGGAATGTTTTTTCATCAATCTATGATTTATTATTGCAAATTTACTTTTAGTCTTAGGGCTAGTCAGTAACATTGGTTACACTGCATAGAATAGTTATGTAATAATTAATTTAGTTTATAGCGCTCCCAAACTTGTATGTTTTGACTATCCTTTTCGACTAATTTTTCTAGTATTAGAGTACTTACGACTAAAGCTTTTGAAGTATATTTAGGCGAAAAATTGAATTAGTTAAAAAAGAAAAATTGTTATGTTAACATGGAAAAATATTATTTCGTTTGCTACAACAGGAAACCCTGAGCCAGATAAGCGAGTAGAAAAGTCTGAGGAAGAATGGAAAGCGCAATTAACTCCTGAGCAATATAGAGTAATGCGTAAAAAAGGTACAGAAGTAGCACATACAGGAGCGCTTTGTACTAGTTATGAGGCAGGGCAATATAATTGTGCTGGATGTGATACCCCTCTTTTTGATTCTACTATAAAGTTTGAATCAGGAACTGGTTGGCCGAGTTTTACACAGCCTATAAAAGAGAATGCTATTAAATATATTAAAGATTCATCTTTTGGAATGGTTCGCGTTGAAGTGTTATGTAATACCTGCGATTCACATTTAGGACACATTTTTCCTGATGGCCCTGAACCAAGTGGTTTGCGTTATTGCGTAAATTCAGAATCGATGGTATTAGATACTTCAGTTGCAAAATAAAACTAAAACGGTATGTCAAAAATAGAAACGGCTACATTTGGTGGTGGTTGCTTTTGGTGTTTAGAAGCAGTTTTT
This genomic stretch from Cellulophaga algicola DSM 14237 harbors:
- a CDS encoding TolC family protein, with the protein product MKKHSYISFFLFLTGLLVSAQDLVPITKSEVQTKVSDHNTAIKISEEEFNQARADYRQTNAVFLPNITASHTAMATTNPLMAFGSKLNQEILSANDFSPALLNDPSQIENYATKLEIQQPLLNFDGLYQRKAAKSKMDAMSLQTERTEDYLIFEVDKSYMQLQLAYKAVAVLEKALEAADVNKKLAEDSFKQGYLQRADVLNVEVRVTEIQNQLQSAKSNVQNASNYLSFLMNDKTYVVYIPADELTVSTLTIEDKTVSENRSDIKAMQLASNAYEAMNKADKMAFLPRLNAFGSYELYDDQLFQGDANGYLFGAQLSWDIFQGSKRFGKAQKSKSEFEKSKLEYSQYVSQSNLELNKAKRAFLDSKNKLKLSALAMEQSEESLRIRTNRFKEGLEKTSDLLLADTQYAQKQLEYYQTIFEYNYAQAYLQFLTK
- the msrB gene encoding peptide-methionine (R)-S-oxide reductase MsrB; the encoded protein is MLTWKNIISFATTGNPEPDKRVEKSEEEWKAQLTPEQYRVMRKKGTEVAHTGALCTSYEAGQYNCAGCDTPLFDSTIKFESGTGWPSFTQPIKENAIKYIKDSSFGMVRVEVLCNTCDSHLGHIFPDGPEPSGLRYCVNSESMVLDTSVAK